Proteins encoded by one window of Roseibium sp. Sym1:
- a CDS encoding class I SAM-dependent methyltransferase, whose translation MSGPGNHAILDRDSRLRKGQKIRDLLARRRSLTNLRILDVGTGSGHAASVFLDAVRPDGEVCAVDRRRQLAAHGISFRLAETTDIPFEDKSFDVVITNHVIEHVGEERDQRHHLSEIRRVLKDDGLVYLAVPNRRAVWEHHYDLPFLSWLPRPAASWLLRATRKGTDYDCRPLSAPELRNLLSAAGLSHEDITFEALRYMAKHEMGPTAGRVVGNCPDFILRCLLPLSPTLVAMARKKRTDNA comes from the coding sequence ATGAGCGGACCGGGTAATCACGCGATCCTCGATCGGGACTCCCGGTTGCGCAAAGGACAAAAAATCCGTGATCTGCTTGCGCGGCGGCGCTCCCTCACAAACCTGCGCATACTGGATGTCGGAACAGGATCCGGACACGCCGCGAGCGTTTTCCTGGACGCGGTCCGGCCCGACGGAGAAGTCTGCGCGGTGGATCGGCGCCGCCAGCTCGCGGCACACGGGATCAGTTTCCGCCTTGCGGAGACAACGGATATTCCATTTGAAGACAAGAGTTTTGATGTCGTCATCACCAACCACGTCATCGAACATGTCGGTGAAGAGAGAGACCAGCGCCATCACCTCTCGGAAATCAGGCGTGTCCTCAAGGACGATGGACTTGTCTACCTGGCTGTTCCCAACCGGCGGGCGGTCTGGGAGCATCATTATGATCTCCCTTTCCTGAGCTGGTTGCCGAGACCCGCCGCCTCATGGCTGTTGCGAGCGACACGCAAAGGCACCGACTACGACTGCCGCCCGCTGTCTGCGCCGGAATTGAGAAACCTGCTGTCCGCAGCCGGCCTGTCACACGAAGACATAACATTCGAGGCGCTGAGATATATGGCCAAACATGAAATGGGCCCGACAGCGGGAAGGGTTGTCGGCAACTGCCCGGATTTCATCTTGCGCTGCCTGTTGCCTCTCTCGCCCACGCTTGTTGCCATGGCGCGAAAAAAGCGTACTGACAACGCTTGA
- the lptB gene encoding LPS export ABC transporter ATP-binding protein codes for MTADKLEKSFGDFKIIDGVSIRIGRGEVIGILGPNGAGKTTLMSMITGIVQPDAGLVEIDGVDVTRLPMFARAKLGLSYLPQESSVFRGLSVENNIMMGLESSYPNKASRQEILRLILDAFGLTSVRARNAAKLSGGMRRRCEVARAIASNPKYLMLDEPFAGVDPIAISDLQRMITKIREFGLGLLISDHNVRETLSIVDHAYIIVEGKVLAEGSPAEIASNKLVRHYYLGDSLDQPSNFKSRTRSGANRQNAV; via the coding sequence TTGACGGCGGACAAGCTTGAAAAGTCGTTTGGTGATTTCAAGATAATCGACGGTGTCAGCATCCGCATCGGTCGTGGCGAAGTGATCGGGATCCTCGGCCCCAACGGTGCCGGCAAGACGACATTGATGAGCATGATAACCGGCATTGTTCAACCCGATGCAGGTCTGGTTGAGATAGACGGTGTCGACGTGACGCGGCTTCCAATGTTTGCGCGCGCAAAACTCGGCCTGAGCTATCTCCCTCAGGAGTCGTCTGTCTTCAGAGGCCTGTCGGTCGAAAACAACATCATGATGGGCCTGGAGAGTTCCTATCCGAACAAAGCCTCCCGGCAAGAGATCCTGCGTCTGATCCTCGATGCATTCGGGTTGACCTCTGTTCGGGCCCGCAACGCGGCCAAACTTTCCGGCGGCATGCGGCGTCGATGCGAAGTTGCCCGGGCAATCGCCTCGAATCCCAAGTACTTGATGCTCGACGAGCCGTTTGCCGGTGTTGACCCGATTGCAATCTCCGACCTGCAGCGCATGATAACGAAGATCCGCGAGTTTGGACTGGGGCTCCTGATCAGCGACCACAATGTACGGGAAACGCTGTCTATTGTTGATCACGCCTATATCATTGTGGAAGGGAAGGTTCTCGCGGAGGGAAGTCCGGCCGAAATCGCTTCGAACAAACTGGTGCGGCATTATTATCTCGGCGACAGTCTCGACCAGCCGAGTAATTTCAAATCCCGTACACGCTCAGGCGCGAACAGGCAAAACGCAGTATGA
- a CDS encoding TauD/TfdA family dioxygenase: protein MSYLKKTDYADRSSTLAQIRANAAVNAHALLFTEFPVDDDDLLLELANDLGQMSREGIDTRSNKLSKDIIHLVTDHKSKVCDPFGNQITSTTSRELDLHSDEYFSEEPSSIVLLACVTQAARGGESFVVSVDAIAEALPAECKAMLMENPVPTHIGPRHVLTQTPDGLEIRYNRLEMERAQALVDCAPLSPEMNDAIDTLEDCARAHLEFFHLAPGDLLVLNNRKSLHGRTAFSENDNRVLKRIRIK, encoded by the coding sequence ATGTCCTACTTGAAGAAAACAGACTACGCGGATCGTTCCTCCACGCTGGCGCAGATACGGGCCAACGCTGCCGTCAATGCCCATGCTTTGCTGTTTACAGAGTTTCCGGTGGATGATGATGACCTTCTGTTGGAACTGGCCAATGATCTTGGCCAGATGTCACGAGAAGGGATCGACACACGCTCCAACAAGCTTTCCAAAGACATCATTCATCTGGTGACCGATCACAAAAGCAAGGTATGCGACCCTTTCGGAAATCAGATCACCTCGACCACGTCCCGGGAGCTTGATCTGCACAGCGATGAGTATTTTTCCGAGGAGCCTTCAAGCATCGTTCTGCTGGCCTGTGTCACCCAGGCGGCGCGGGGTGGAGAAAGCTTCGTCGTCTCCGTCGATGCGATTGCCGAGGCGTTGCCCGCGGAGTGCAAGGCGATGCTCATGGAGAATCCGGTGCCCACCCATATCGGTCCAAGACACGTTCTGACCCAAACACCTGACGGACTTGAGATCCGTTACAACAGGCTGGAAATGGAGCGGGCACAGGCACTTGTGGATTGTGCGCCTTTGTCACCGGAGATGAACGACGCCATTGATACGCTGGAAGACTGCGCCCGCGCGCATCTGGAGTTTTTTCACCTCGCGCCCGGTGATCTCCTCGTGCTGAACAACCGAAAATCCCTCCATGGCCGCACAGCTTTCAGCGAAAACGACAACCGGGTCTTGAAACGGATCCGGATCAAGTAG
- a CDS encoding thioesterase II family protein encodes MPDRIEALPFLQPSDSAKLRLFCLPFAGGSASVYHDWKRKLPETIELAAVQYPGRETRLDVPLIDDMDHMTEHLVVELEPWLDKPFAIYGHSMGARIGFELVQGLGDRGLPLPQKLFVGACDAPRRAAAPRQGPMLHELSDDELLDRVGRIGGLLPDHLENREFVDLLLPVYRSDFRLNERYRRRDTGPLTVPITALGGTWDSYVELEALAEWSEETVARFNLFLVEGDHFFLRGTADRVVDLLLCELDQGPGQGTDP; translated from the coding sequence ATGCCCGACCGTATTGAGGCCCTTCCGTTTCTTCAGCCGTCCGACAGCGCAAAGCTTCGGCTCTTCTGCCTGCCCTTCGCCGGGGGCAGTGCATCGGTCTATCACGATTGGAAACGGAAACTGCCCGAGACGATTGAGCTCGCAGCCGTTCAGTATCCGGGCCGCGAGACGCGCCTGGACGTGCCGCTCATTGATGACATGGACCACATGACAGAGCATCTGGTGGTGGAGTTGGAGCCATGGCTGGACAAGCCTTTTGCCATATACGGGCACAGCATGGGGGCCCGCATCGGTTTTGAGCTGGTGCAGGGCCTTGGCGATCGCGGCTTGCCTTTGCCTCAAAAACTCTTTGTCGGGGCCTGCGACGCACCGCGCCGGGCCGCCGCGCCGCGACAGGGTCCGATGCTGCATGAGCTGAGCGATGACGAGTTGCTCGACCGTGTCGGCCGGATCGGAGGCCTGTTGCCGGATCATCTGGAAAACAGGGAGTTCGTCGATCTCCTGCTGCCCGTCTATCGATCCGATTTTCGACTGAATGAGCGCTACAGGCGCAGGGACACGGGTCCCCTCACGGTACCGATCACGGCATTAGGGGGCACCTGGGACAGCTACGTGGAGCTGGAGGCGCTTGCGGAATGGAGTGAGGAAACGGTTGCGCGGTTCAATCTGTTTCTTGTGGAAGGGGATCATTTCTTTTTGCGAGGGACCGCGGATCGCGTCGTGGATTTGCTTCTCTGCGAGCTTGATCAGGGGCCGGGCCAGGGTACGGACCCATAA
- a CDS encoding glycosyltransferase: MASDQRIAVLGPLPPTRGGIARHTALTAAALGERASVKVWSYQRQYPKFLYPGKSEVSADLPRHNDLDERRIVDGINPLTWVRTAKEISAWEPHLLVFPVWTFFQAPAMGWMARSLRKRGCETCAIVHNVFDHAQAFWKARLSLWSLGQADRYVTHGSDLADQIRSHFPGARVDVFPIPLFDDFPPAMHVLKREYALELLFYGLVRPYKGLDVALHALALSGRKDIRLTVAGEFWQGLADTRALIETLGISDQVNLIPEYISDADTAELFDRSDAVVLPYRSVTGSGIVATAFHYQRPVIVSDHPALRELVEQFDAGWIFPSEQPQALADILKSLDREATERAGINAKSSAAFLTWHNYAAKVLGGDFGDGPMSAAETEAVR; encoded by the coding sequence ATGGCTTCAGACCAACGCATAGCCGTTCTCGGCCCGCTTCCTCCGACACGCGGAGGCATTGCCAGGCACACGGCACTGACCGCTGCCGCCCTTGGCGAGCGCGCAAGTGTGAAAGTGTGGTCCTACCAGCGGCAATATCCGAAGTTCCTGTATCCGGGAAAATCCGAGGTGTCGGCCGACCTCCCTCGCCACAACGACCTGGATGAACGGCGCATCGTCGACGGCATCAACCCGCTGACATGGGTCAGGACGGCCAAGGAAATCTCCGCCTGGGAACCGCATTTGCTCGTGTTCCCGGTATGGACATTCTTCCAGGCACCGGCCATGGGGTGGATGGCGCGGTCATTGCGGAAAAGAGGCTGCGAAACCTGCGCCATCGTCCACAACGTGTTCGATCATGCACAGGCATTCTGGAAGGCGAGACTGAGCCTTTGGTCTCTCGGACAAGCAGACCGGTATGTGACGCACGGATCGGACTTGGCCGACCAGATCCGGTCGCATTTCCCGGGAGCGCGGGTCGACGTTTTTCCAATTCCGCTCTTCGACGACTTTCCGCCGGCAATGCATGTCCTCAAAAGGGAGTACGCCCTCGAATTGTTGTTCTATGGCCTGGTGCGGCCCTACAAGGGGCTCGATGTGGCCTTGCATGCCCTTGCCCTGTCCGGGCGCAAGGATATCCGGCTGACGGTGGCAGGAGAGTTCTGGCAAGGCCTGGCAGATACACGTGCTCTGATCGAAACCCTGGGCATATCCGATCAGGTGAACCTCATCCCCGAATATATCAGCGACGCGGACACGGCAGAACTTTTCGACCGGAGCGACGCAGTGGTCTTGCCCTACAGGTCCGTAACGGGCTCGGGCATCGTGGCGACGGCGTTCCACTATCAAAGACCCGTCATCGTGAGTGACCATCCCGCACTGCGTGAATTGGTGGAGCAATTTGATGCGGGTTGGATATTCCCTTCCGAACAGCCTCAGGCTCTTGCCGACATCTTGAAGTCCCTTGACAGGGAAGCGACGGAGCGTGCAGGCATCAACGCTAAATCCAGCGCGGCGTTCCTGACATGGCACAATTACGCAGCCAAGGTCCTCGGAGGCGATTTTGGAGATGGGCCCATGTCTGCGGCTGAAACGGAAGCTGTTCGATAA
- a CDS encoding aminotransferase class I/II-fold pyridoxal phosphate-dependent enzyme: MSDLPAAVSPGNTSYGDENPSQEPQSEGRPQARKTAPTGFRIPRYYQILKHNIGGTGSLGAGDLFYQNFEGLNNRLARLNGREFINFCSYNYLDLCGDPRVATAAQAAIEKYGTSVSASRIVSGERPIHLELEAAIADFVGTEAAIVFVGGFSTNEDTIAHLMGEGDVIFHDEYIHKSAQLGAAMSGAKAVSFPHNDLDALEKSLQTHREQGKNALVVVEGVYSMDGDIPDLPKLIELKRRYQTLLMVDEAHSIGVLGKTGRGLAEHFDIDPDEVDIWMGTLSKSFASCGGYIAGNAELIEYLRYTAPGFVYSVGLAPPMAAAALKALQLTQEEPQRVSQLHSRVLLFHTLAREAGINIGEANEASAVLPVIIGQSDVTIALSRTLMDKGILALPIGYPAVSKSKSRIRFFISCSHTDDDIRSAVEVISNEISGSQ, encoded by the coding sequence TTGTCCGATTTACCTGCGGCGGTATCGCCAGGAAATACATCTTACGGCGACGAAAACCCTTCTCAAGAACCCCAGTCGGAAGGTCGACCGCAAGCCAGAAAGACCGCGCCCACAGGGTTTCGGATCCCCCGGTATTATCAAATACTGAAACACAATATCGGCGGGACCGGTTCTCTCGGGGCCGGCGATCTGTTCTATCAGAATTTCGAAGGGCTCAACAACAGGCTGGCGAGGCTGAACGGTCGGGAATTCATCAACTTCTGCAGCTACAACTATCTTGATTTGTGTGGTGATCCGCGGGTTGCGACCGCGGCCCAGGCAGCGATCGAAAAGTACGGCACCTCCGTCTCGGCATCGAGAATAGTGAGCGGTGAGCGTCCCATCCACCTGGAACTGGAAGCGGCGATTGCCGATTTTGTCGGAACCGAAGCGGCAATCGTTTTTGTCGGGGGCTTCTCCACCAACGAGGACACGATCGCCCATCTCATGGGCGAAGGCGACGTCATCTTTCATGACGAGTACATCCACAAGAGCGCACAGCTCGGGGCAGCCATGTCCGGAGCAAAGGCCGTGTCCTTTCCGCATAATGATCTGGATGCATTGGAAAAGTCTCTGCAAACGCATCGCGAGCAGGGCAAAAACGCTCTTGTCGTCGTCGAAGGTGTCTACAGCATGGACGGCGACATTCCAGACCTGCCGAAGCTGATCGAGCTCAAACGGCGCTATCAGACCCTGTTGATGGTCGATGAAGCCCATTCAATCGGCGTGCTGGGAAAAACCGGCCGCGGCTTGGCCGAGCATTTCGATATCGATCCGGATGAGGTTGATATCTGGATGGGCACCCTGAGCAAATCCTTTGCCAGCTGTGGCGGCTACATTGCCGGCAACGCAGAACTCATAGAATATCTGCGGTATACGGCGCCCGGCTTTGTCTACAGCGTGGGACTTGCTCCTCCGATGGCGGCCGCCGCACTGAAGGCTCTTCAATTGACGCAAGAGGAGCCGCAGCGCGTCAGCCAGCTTCACTCACGGGTCTTGTTGTTTCACACGCTGGCGCGCGAGGCGGGGATAAATATTGGCGAGGCCAATGAGGCCTCCGCGGTGCTGCCCGTCATCATCGGCCAATCCGATGTCACGATCGCGTTGTCGAGAACCTTGATGGACAAGGGCATACTTGCGTTGCCGATCGGGTATCCCGCGGTGTCCAAGAGCAAGTCCCGGATCAGGTTTTTCATCAGCTGCAGCCATACCGATGATGACATCCGAAGCGCTGTCGAAGTCATTTCGAACGAGATCAGCGGCAGCCAATGA